The Mycolicibacterium mageritense genome contains a region encoding:
- a CDS encoding ankyrin repeat domain-containing protein, with the protein MASCLPNNPSLDRLRADARKLQRAVTAYDPEAEDLVRRHHPQPDIALARDRFALHDAQLTVARGYGFTGWPALVHYLELAAGLSVDPGALDETALSTADRFCSLASLRYNETDAPPRRQAAADLLANRPNLVAESIWAAASAADPHAVSRHLTDRPALATRAGGPFGWAPLMYLCYSRVPLRRNVDDVLTSATLLLDAGADANAGYLWCGLSTPFTALTGVFGEGEQGPRRQPRHPFATELATLLLTRGAHPVDQQTLYNRMFRPDDSHLDLLFAHGLADAGPSPWEQRLGEAMETREQMWRRQVAWAAEHGFTDRLELLARNGIDVTGVAVAMPGFPDDPNARDDDGATPLHQAAWDGDVAMIDRLLTAGADPTLTDTRFGSTPLDWAEHAYQTEAAELLRRHTPE; encoded by the coding sequence ATGGCCAGCTGTCTGCCCAACAACCCTTCGCTCGACCGGCTGCGCGCGGATGCCCGCAAGCTGCAACGCGCCGTCACCGCATACGATCCGGAGGCCGAGGATCTCGTCCGTCGGCATCACCCGCAGCCCGACATCGCGCTCGCACGGGACCGGTTCGCGCTGCACGACGCACAACTGACCGTGGCCCGCGGCTACGGGTTCACCGGCTGGCCCGCGCTGGTGCACTACCTCGAGTTGGCGGCCGGCCTCAGCGTCGACCCGGGTGCGCTCGACGAGACCGCCCTGAGCACCGCCGACCGGTTCTGCTCGTTGGCGTCGTTGCGCTACAACGAAACCGACGCACCACCACGTCGGCAGGCCGCCGCGGACCTGCTGGCCAACCGGCCCAACCTGGTGGCCGAGAGCATCTGGGCCGCCGCGTCCGCCGCGGACCCGCACGCGGTGTCCCGCCACCTCACCGATCGGCCCGCACTGGCGACGCGCGCGGGTGGACCGTTCGGCTGGGCACCGCTGATGTATCTGTGCTACTCACGGGTTCCGTTGCGCCGCAACGTCGATGACGTGCTCACGTCGGCAACCCTGCTGCTCGACGCCGGCGCCGACGCCAACGCGGGCTACCTGTGGTGTGGGCTGTCGACACCGTTCACGGCTCTGACCGGGGTGTTCGGCGAGGGCGAGCAGGGCCCGCGGCGTCAGCCCCGGCATCCGTTCGCGACCGAGCTGGCCACCCTCCTGCTGACGCGCGGTGCACATCCGGTCGACCAGCAGACGCTCTACAACCGCATGTTCCGGCCCGACGATTCGCATCTGGATCTATTGTTCGCGCACGGCCTGGCCGACGCCGGACCCAGCCCGTGGGAGCAGCGGCTGGGTGAGGCGATGGAGACCCGTGAGCAGATGTGGCGCCGCCAGGTGGCGTGGGCCGCCGAGCACGGGTTCACCGATCGGCTCGAACTGTTGGCACGCAACGGAATCGATGTCACCGGAGTGGCCGTGGCAATGCCCGGTTTTCCCGACGACCCGAATGCCAGGGATGACGACGGCGCCACGCCGCTGCACCAGGCCGCCTGGGACGGTGACGTCGCGATGATCGACCGGCTGCTCACCGCGGGCGCCGATCCGACCCTCACCGATACGCGATTCGGCTCGACCCCGCTGGACTGGGCCGAGCACGCGTACCAGACCGAGGCCGCCGAGCTCCTGCGCAGGCACACCCCGGAGTGA
- a CDS encoding PPOX class F420-dependent oxidoreductase — MVAVPDGFEDLLDRPLFGHLATTRPDGTPQVNPMWFDWDGKHLRFTHTTKRQKYRNVTAHPEVAMSIHDPDNPYRYLEVRGVVDEIVPDPTAAFFLHLNDRYSGSLNEVPADAADRVILVVRPTYYGKH; from the coding sequence ATGGTTGCTGTTCCGGATGGCTTTGAAGACCTGCTCGACCGGCCGCTGTTCGGCCACTTGGCCACGACCCGGCCCGATGGCACGCCGCAGGTCAACCCGATGTGGTTCGACTGGGACGGCAAGCACCTGCGCTTCACGCACACCACCAAGCGGCAGAAGTACCGCAACGTGACCGCACATCCCGAGGTCGCGATGTCCATCCACGACCCGGACAACCCGTATCGCTACCTGGAGGTGCGCGGCGTGGTGGACGAGATCGTGCCCGACCCGACTGCCGCGTTCTTCCTTCACCTCAACGACCGCTACAGCGGGTCGCTGAACGAGGTGCCCGCCGACGCGGCCGACCGTGTGATCCTCGTGGTCCGCCCGACGTACTACGGCAAGCACTGA
- the ricR gene encoding copper-sensing transcriptional repressor RicR: protein MVDETAVHGYSPQKENYAKRLRRIEGQVRGIAKMIDEDKYCIDVLTQISAVNSALQSVALGLLDEHLGHCVTQAVAEGGEQADAKLAEASAAIARLVRS, encoded by the coding sequence GTGGTTGACGAGACGGCGGTGCACGGCTACTCACCGCAGAAGGAGAACTACGCCAAGCGGCTGCGCCGGATCGAGGGGCAGGTCCGTGGCATCGCGAAGATGATCGACGAGGACAAGTACTGCATCGACGTCCTCACCCAGATCAGTGCCGTCAACAGTGCGCTGCAATCGGTCGCGCTGGGACTGCTCGACGAACACCTCGGGCACTGCGTCACGCAAGCGGTCGCCGAGGGCGGCGAGCAGGCCGACGCCAAACTGGCCGAGGCGTCGGCCGCGATCGCGCGCCTGGTGCGATCCTGA
- a CDS encoding helix-turn-helix transcriptional regulator, translating into MKLAGREAELAAIRRALGGPGSRHGVLIVGSAGVGKTRLAREALDHAAAAGHRTNWFVATESAREIPLGAFTGSITENMCDPLPNVRRVIDSFVAQQRQGRVVIGVDDAHLLDGLSAHVVHQLAQTQGVRLVVTARAGGAEPDAVTALWKDSLLDRIDLEPLSVGAATTLIESTVAGPVDSRSAKRFWKLTGGNALYLLQLVKDQLAAGRLRQSAGVWIWDGDVAVSQSITDMVEERLGQLTPGLALVLDTLSQCEPLSVDVLSDLVHPPDLEAAEQMHLISVERAGRELVARLAHPLYGELRRATAGEMYLSRIRGSLAQRLARVPDGDMRATVRRALLALNSNLPPDPELYLTAARCATALLDPDAADRFAAAAAECGAPEAAPMRAMTLVLLSRGDDAEAVLREISTGSRPDSHHWATVRALNLIFMLGRPRDAVDILENLAAAPESDAQRMERMAVEACADAVLGRCRAAAAKAREALNSGALPDFHAMMASLALMMALGALGNVDDITTVAEQAIQRATTSFESSPIRFWFGAVHGRACRLTGRIDECVKTAARLDVSSRDVPGLAYANLAYLLGHAELTRAAVTDAVKHLHEALAGAESHAVTTGLRAASCFSLAEAHAKLGQTAEAEEALALAQVRVPDDYIYMQTNLSLVTGWVLAAGGALTEAVDVVLAAARDAAERDQPTHELACLQAAAQWGDTSRVARAKELAEQLHFPLAETVARHLEALAAGDGDGLLAAAAGYGAIGDRATAADATAQAAVAFSASGQRKRSTYAAAVAQEIAEECGGLCTPALRNPAGQPLTRRQREIAELVVAGLSNRQIADRLVVSVRSVEGHLYRACQRVGASTREELAAILRAGPKALG; encoded by the coding sequence ATGAAGCTGGCGGGACGAGAAGCAGAGCTGGCGGCGATCCGCCGCGCCTTGGGCGGGCCGGGAAGCCGCCATGGTGTGCTGATCGTCGGCAGCGCCGGGGTCGGCAAGACGCGGCTGGCCCGAGAGGCGCTCGACCATGCCGCGGCCGCCGGGCACCGCACCAACTGGTTCGTCGCCACCGAATCCGCGCGGGAGATCCCGCTCGGCGCGTTCACGGGATCCATCACCGAGAACATGTGCGATCCGCTGCCCAACGTGCGTCGCGTCATCGACTCGTTCGTGGCGCAGCAGCGGCAAGGCCGGGTGGTCATCGGCGTCGATGACGCCCACCTGCTCGACGGGCTGTCCGCGCACGTCGTGCATCAACTTGCCCAGACCCAGGGCGTGCGCCTCGTCGTCACCGCCAGGGCCGGCGGCGCTGAGCCCGACGCGGTGACCGCGCTGTGGAAGGACAGCCTGCTCGACCGCATCGACCTCGAACCGTTGTCTGTGGGCGCGGCGACGACGCTGATCGAGTCCACGGTCGCGGGTCCGGTGGACAGCCGCAGCGCGAAACGGTTCTGGAAGCTCACCGGCGGCAACGCGCTGTACCTGCTGCAGCTCGTGAAGGACCAGCTGGCCGCGGGCCGCCTGCGGCAGTCTGCCGGGGTGTGGATCTGGGACGGTGACGTCGCGGTGTCCCAGAGCATCACCGACATGGTCGAGGAGCGGCTCGGCCAGCTCACGCCCGGCCTGGCGCTCGTGCTCGACACGCTGTCGCAGTGCGAGCCGCTCAGCGTCGATGTGCTGAGTGACCTGGTGCATCCGCCCGATCTCGAGGCCGCCGAACAGATGCATCTCATCTCGGTCGAACGCGCGGGCCGGGAGCTCGTCGCGCGGTTGGCGCATCCGCTCTACGGTGAGCTGCGCCGCGCCACCGCGGGCGAGATGTATCTGTCGCGGATCCGGGGCAGCCTGGCCCAACGGCTCGCGCGGGTGCCCGACGGCGACATGCGCGCGACGGTGCGCCGGGCCCTGCTCGCCCTGAATTCGAATCTGCCGCCCGACCCGGAGTTGTACCTGACCGCGGCTCGATGTGCGACCGCGCTGCTCGATCCCGACGCCGCGGACCGGTTCGCCGCGGCGGCCGCGGAATGCGGTGCGCCCGAGGCGGCCCCGATGCGTGCGATGACCCTGGTGCTGTTGAGCCGCGGGGACGACGCCGAAGCGGTCCTGCGGGAGATCAGCACCGGCAGCAGACCCGACAGCCACCACTGGGCGACGGTGCGCGCGCTCAATCTGATCTTCATGCTCGGCAGGCCGCGTGATGCGGTGGACATTCTCGAGAACCTCGCTGCCGCACCCGAATCCGATGCGCAACGCATGGAGCGCATGGCTGTCGAGGCGTGTGCCGACGCGGTGCTCGGCCGATGCCGCGCCGCGGCAGCCAAAGCTAGGGAGGCACTGAACTCCGGTGCGCTGCCGGACTTTCACGCCATGATGGCCTCCCTGGCGCTGATGATGGCGCTGGGCGCACTGGGCAATGTCGACGACATCACGACCGTGGCCGAACAGGCCATCCAACGCGCCACCACATCGTTCGAATCGTCGCCGATCCGCTTCTGGTTCGGGGCCGTGCACGGCAGGGCCTGCCGGCTGACCGGACGCATCGACGAATGTGTGAAAACGGCAGCGCGACTGGACGTGTCGTCCCGTGACGTGCCAGGGCTGGCCTACGCCAACCTGGCTTATCTGCTGGGGCACGCAGAACTCACCAGGGCGGCGGTCACCGACGCGGTCAAGCACCTGCACGAGGCGTTGGCGGGTGCGGAAAGTCACGCAGTGACAACAGGTTTGCGTGCGGCGAGCTGCTTCTCGCTGGCCGAGGCGCATGCCAAACTGGGCCAGACGGCCGAGGCCGAGGAGGCGCTCGCGCTCGCCCAGGTTCGGGTACCCGATGATTACATCTACATGCAGACCAACCTGTCGCTGGTCACCGGATGGGTGCTGGCCGCCGGGGGCGCGCTGACTGAAGCGGTTGACGTAGTCCTCGCCGCGGCCCGCGACGCCGCCGAGCGCGATCAGCCGACGCACGAACTGGCGTGCCTGCAGGCCGCGGCGCAGTGGGGCGACACGTCGCGCGTCGCGCGCGCCAAAGAACTGGCTGAGCAGCTGCACTTTCCCTTGGCAGAAACCGTGGCTCGTCATCTCGAGGCGCTGGCCGCCGGCGACGGCGACGGCCTGCTCGCGGCCGCTGCGGGCTACGGCGCCATCGGCGATCGGGCCACTGCCGCCGATGCCACGGCCCAGGCCGCCGTCGCGTTCAGCGCGAGCGGGCAGCGCAAACGCAGCACGTATGCCGCGGCCGTCGCGCAGGAGATCGCAGAGGAGTGCGGCGGGCTGTGCACCCCCGCGCTGCGGAACCCGGCCGGCCAGCCGCTGACCCGCAGGCAACGGGAGATCGCCGAACTCGTCGTCGCGGGACTGTCCAACCGGCAGATCGCCGACCGCCTCGTGGTGTCGGTGCGCAGCGTCGAAGGTCACCTGTATCGGGCCTGCCAACGGGTCGGCGCCAGCACGCGCGAAGAGCTCGCGGCGATCCTGCGGGCCGGCCCGAAAGCGTTGGGCTGA
- a CDS encoding MTH1187 family thiamine-binding protein encodes MLVAFSVSPSGGDETGGVSEAVAAAVRVVRESGLPNETNAMFTNIEGEWDEVMAVVKKAVEAVAAASPRVSLVLKADIRPGYTGQLTAKVERIERELGGG; translated from the coding sequence ATGCTCGTCGCATTCAGTGTCAGCCCGTCCGGTGGCGACGAGACCGGCGGCGTGAGCGAAGCCGTCGCCGCGGCGGTGCGGGTGGTGCGCGAGTCGGGCCTGCCCAACGAGACCAACGCGATGTTCACCAACATCGAAGGCGAATGGGACGAGGTGATGGCCGTGGTCAAGAAAGCCGTAGAAGCGGTGGCCGCAGCATCGCCGCGCGTCAGCCTGGTCCTCAAGGCCGACATCCGCCCCGGCTACACGGGGCAGCTCACCGCGAAGGTGGAACGGATCGAGCGCGAACTCGGCGGCGGTTAG
- a CDS encoding NAD(P)H-dependent flavin oxidoreductase codes for MDVADRLKIDVPVCQAGMGGGIAGAPLAAAVSAAGGLGTVGLQPPRQLKSAITAVREQVPGRAVAVNLLMPFTRRPHVDVCLEAKIDIAVMAFAIDRALIQRLSESGVFVLVMVGTEAQAVEAVACGADGLIAQGREAGGHLVGTVAQADFLPKALVLAGSRPVFAAGGIATASDTRAALATGAAGVVAGTRFLLTHESGAHRVYRQRIIDADRTIETTLFGLSWPLRHRVVPNSATRRWCHPDGSARWVPAAINRFSAPLSRIPDRGDGALLRLQRPALPFLTPIALTADMPAEWADRAALYAGETALRLNAVTSAAQAVADLTP; via the coding sequence ATGGACGTCGCGGATCGGCTGAAGATCGATGTGCCGGTATGTCAGGCCGGCATGGGCGGCGGCATCGCGGGCGCCCCGCTGGCCGCCGCGGTCTCAGCAGCGGGCGGCCTTGGCACGGTGGGACTCCAACCGCCGCGTCAGCTGAAGTCGGCGATCACCGCGGTCCGCGAACAGGTGCCCGGGCGAGCGGTGGCGGTGAACCTGCTGATGCCGTTCACCCGCCGCCCGCATGTCGACGTATGCCTCGAAGCCAAGATCGACATCGCAGTGATGGCCTTCGCGATCGACCGCGCGTTGATCCAACGACTCTCGGAGAGCGGTGTTTTCGTGCTGGTGATGGTTGGCACGGAAGCTCAGGCCGTCGAGGCAGTCGCCTGCGGCGCCGACGGGTTGATCGCTCAGGGCCGTGAAGCGGGCGGGCATCTCGTCGGCACCGTGGCGCAGGCGGATTTTCTCCCGAAGGCTTTGGTGCTGGCCGGTTCTCGCCCTGTATTCGCCGCGGGTGGCATCGCCACGGCGAGCGATACGCGTGCGGCGCTTGCCACGGGCGCGGCCGGTGTCGTGGCGGGCACGCGTTTCCTGCTCACCCACGAGTCCGGCGCCCACCGGGTCTACCGGCAGCGGATCATCGATGCGGACAGAACCATTGAGACGACGCTGTTCGGTCTGTCGTGGCCGTTGCGCCACCGGGTCGTCCCGAACTCCGCGACCCGCAGGTGGTGCCACCCCGACGGGAGCGCACGCTGGGTGCCGGCAGCGATCAACAGGTTCAGTGCACCACTGTCGCGGATTCCCGACCGTGGCGACGGCGCGCTGCTGCGCCTGCAACGACCGGCGCTGCCGTTCCTCACACCCATAGCCCTCACCGCAGACATGCCCGCCGAGTGGGCAGACCGGGCCGCGCTCTACGCCGGTGAAACGGCGCTGCGGCTCAACGCGGTCACGTCGGCGGCCCAAGCCGTCGCGGACCTCACGCCATGA
- a CDS encoding TetR/AcrR family transcriptional regulator translates to MSTRWAGQRERRRAEFVDAALAAIAEHGPQTSTEQIAAYVGVTRTKLYRHFAGAADLQRAIAQRAAEMLNAELAPLWTPHGSMAQIIEASVGAHVRFLVDHRNLYRYLARCSLGEDSAAPDAITDIRLTIGTQLGALFAVYLDAFGVATDPQPLAFAIVGLVESTTGRWLDQPGSTEQDRLVADLVRWIWLLVDDTLRAGGVYVDSAEPLPTPDVIAADAQRYRSPDRLATLPRERAGLLADTP, encoded by the coding sequence GTGAGTACCAGGTGGGCCGGTCAGCGCGAGCGTCGCCGCGCTGAATTCGTCGACGCGGCGCTGGCGGCGATCGCCGAACACGGCCCGCAGACGTCGACCGAGCAGATCGCCGCGTACGTCGGCGTGACGCGCACCAAGCTGTACCGGCATTTCGCAGGCGCGGCCGACCTGCAGCGCGCGATCGCGCAGCGGGCGGCCGAGATGCTCAACGCCGAACTCGCGCCGCTGTGGACACCGCACGGCTCGATGGCCCAGATCATCGAGGCGAGCGTCGGCGCCCACGTCAGATTCCTCGTCGACCACCGCAACCTGTATCGCTACCTGGCGCGGTGTTCACTCGGCGAAGACAGCGCCGCACCCGACGCGATCACCGACATCCGGCTCACCATCGGCACCCAGCTGGGTGCGCTGTTCGCGGTGTATCTCGACGCCTTTGGCGTTGCCACGGATCCGCAGCCGCTGGCGTTCGCGATCGTGGGACTGGTCGAGTCGACGACCGGGCGGTGGCTCGATCAGCCCGGCTCGACCGAGCAGGACCGACTCGTCGCCGACCTCGTGCGCTGGATCTGGTTGCTGGTCGACGACACCCTGCGCGCCGGTGGCGTCTACGTCGACAGCGCCGAACCGCTGCCGACACCCGACGTGATCGCCGCGGACGCGCAGCGTTACCGCTCGCCTGACCGGCTCGCAACCTTGCCCCGCGAACGTGCGGGTCTGCTGGCCGACACGCCGTAA
- a CDS encoding MFS transporter produces MTVKPLQARPWTLRVWVQLTVLASAAFVYVTAEVLPVGALAVIADDLDVSEGLVGTLMASYALVAAVTTVALVRLTARWPRRTTLLVTLVSLTVSQVISAAAPNFAVLAGGRVLCALTHGLMWSVIAPIGARLVPPNYAGRATAAVYVGTGLALVVGNPLTAALSELWGWRMAVTAVAVAAAAVSVAAWLMLPAMPVTSEPDAPPRRHRSNSRLVTLSVLTLIGVTGHFMAYTFIVAIIRDVVGVHGPHLAWLLAGYGIAGLAAMAAMARPLDHWPKASVAGCLVVLAAALTTLAVLAYAGAGLVTVVVGVAAVVAWGAASTALPPMLQATAMRTSPADPDGASGLYVAAFQIGIMAGALIGGGIYDNWGIAAMIAAAAGLIVAALSGVLSSRGLFAVPWATSEK; encoded by the coding sequence ATGACCGTGAAACCGCTGCAGGCACGTCCCTGGACCCTGCGGGTCTGGGTGCAGCTCACCGTGCTGGCGTCGGCGGCCTTCGTCTACGTCACCGCCGAAGTGCTCCCGGTCGGCGCGCTGGCCGTGATCGCCGACGACCTCGACGTCAGCGAGGGGCTGGTGGGCACGCTCATGGCGAGCTACGCGCTGGTGGCCGCCGTGACCACGGTCGCCCTCGTGCGGCTCACCGCGCGGTGGCCGCGCCGCACGACCCTGCTCGTCACGTTGGTGTCTTTGACTGTCTCCCAAGTCATTTCGGCAGCCGCACCGAACTTCGCGGTGCTGGCCGGCGGCCGCGTGCTGTGCGCGTTGACGCACGGGTTGATGTGGTCGGTGATCGCGCCGATCGGCGCGCGGTTGGTCCCGCCCAACTACGCCGGGCGCGCGACCGCCGCGGTGTACGTCGGCACCGGTCTTGCGCTGGTGGTGGGAAACCCCCTGACGGCCGCGCTGAGCGAGCTGTGGGGCTGGCGCATGGCGGTGACGGCGGTAGCCGTGGCCGCCGCGGCCGTTTCGGTGGCCGCATGGCTCATGTTGCCGGCCATGCCGGTGACGTCCGAACCCGACGCGCCGCCGCGCCGGCACCGGAGCAACTCGCGGTTGGTGACGCTGTCGGTGCTGACACTCATCGGGGTGACCGGCCACTTCATGGCCTACACGTTCATCGTGGCGATCATCCGCGACGTGGTCGGTGTGCACGGCCCGCACCTGGCGTGGCTGCTTGCCGGATACGGCATCGCCGGGCTCGCCGCGATGGCGGCGATGGCGCGTCCGCTGGACCACTGGCCCAAGGCGTCGGTCGCGGGGTGTCTGGTGGTGCTGGCGGCGGCATTGACGACGCTCGCGGTGCTGGCATACGCGGGAGCCGGGTTGGTCACCGTGGTCGTGGGGGTGGCCGCGGTGGTGGCGTGGGGAGCCGCGTCGACCGCGTTGCCGCCGATGCTGCAGGCGACAGCCATGCGCACGTCGCCCGCCGACCCCGACGGCGCATCCGGGCTGTACGTCGCGGCGTTTCAGATCGGGATCATGGCAGGCGCACTCATCGGTGGCGGGATCTATGACAACTGGGGCATTGCTGCCATGATCGCGGCCGCAGCCGGACTGATCGTCGCGGCCTTGAGCGGAGTGTTGTCCAGTCGGGGGCTGTTCGCCGTTCCCTGGGCAACCAGCGAGAAGTAA
- a CDS encoding SPW repeat protein: protein MTSVHSSIDQHPDIMALRAGYDRIAESMGAHLSFGLTLLAGVYVALSPWIVNYDAFTRLTVNDLLIGGMITLLAMCFSFALDRTHGMTWTLPIFGLWLIISPWLFVSGPTAGMIWSHVVSGVIVTVLGLDAAYFGMRLRNSEAKHA, encoded by the coding sequence ATGACATCGGTCCATTCATCAATCGATCAGCACCCCGACATCATGGCGCTGCGGGCAGGCTATGACCGCATCGCGGAGTCGATGGGCGCGCATCTCAGTTTCGGGCTGACGTTGCTCGCGGGCGTCTATGTCGCGTTGTCGCCATGGATCGTCAACTACGACGCGTTCACCCGACTGACCGTCAACGATCTGCTCATCGGTGGCATGATCACGCTCCTGGCAATGTGTTTCAGCTTCGCGCTGGACCGCACCCACGGGATGACCTGGACCCTGCCGATCTTCGGGCTGTGGCTCATCATCTCGCCGTGGCTGTTCGTCAGCGGGCCGACCGCAGGCATGATCTGGTCGCACGTCGTGAGCGGTGTGATCGTGACGGTGCTGGGTCTCGATGCCGCGTACTTCGGGATGCGCCTACGCAATTCCGAAGCCAAGCACGCGTGA
- the ilvD gene encoding dihydroxy-acid dehydratase codes for MPSDSPDIKPRSRDVTDGLEKAAARGMLRAVGMGDDDWVKPQIGVGSSWNEITPCNMSLQRLAQAVKNGVHEAGGYPLEFGTISVSDGISMGHEGMHFSLVSREVIADSVETVVQAERLDGTVLLAGCDKSIPGMLMAAARLDLASVFFYNGSIMPGVAKLTDGTEKEVTIIDAFEAVGACARGLMSREDVDIIERAICPGEGACGGMYTANTMASAAEALGMSLPGSASPVAIDKRRDEYARKSGEAVVELLRRGITARDILTKEAFENAIAVVMAFGGSTNAVLHLLAIAREAEVELTLDDFTRIGSKVPHLADVKPFGRHVMKDVDEIGGVPVVMRALLDAGLLHGDCLTITGKTMAENLAHIAPPDPDGKVLRAMNNPIHPTGGITILHGSLAPEGAVVKSAGFDSDVFEGTARVFERERAALDALEDGTITHGDVVVIRYEGPKGGPGMREMLAITGAIKGAGLGKDVLLMTDGRFSGGTTGLCVGHIAPEAVDGGPIAFVRDGDRIRLDVANGTLDVLVDEAEFEARKAGFEPLPPRYKTGVLAKYTKLVQSAAVGAICT; via the coding sequence ATGCCCTCAGACTCCCCTGACATCAAACCCCGCAGCCGCGACGTCACAGACGGCCTGGAGAAGGCCGCAGCCCGGGGAATGCTTCGGGCGGTAGGCATGGGCGATGACGACTGGGTGAAGCCGCAGATCGGCGTCGGGTCGTCGTGGAACGAGATCACGCCGTGCAACATGTCGCTGCAACGGCTGGCGCAGGCGGTCAAGAACGGTGTGCACGAAGCCGGCGGGTACCCGCTGGAGTTCGGCACCATCTCGGTGTCCGACGGTATCTCGATGGGCCACGAGGGCATGCACTTCTCGCTGGTGTCGCGTGAGGTGATCGCCGACAGCGTCGAGACCGTCGTGCAGGCCGAGCGCCTCGACGGCACCGTGCTGCTGGCGGGTTGCGACAAGTCGATTCCCGGCATGCTCATGGCCGCAGCCCGCTTGGACCTCGCGAGCGTCTTCTTCTACAACGGCTCGATCATGCCGGGTGTCGCGAAGCTGACCGACGGCACCGAGAAGGAAGTCACCATCATCGACGCCTTCGAGGCAGTCGGCGCATGCGCGCGCGGGCTGATGTCTCGCGAGGACGTCGACATCATCGAGCGCGCGATCTGTCCGGGCGAGGGCGCGTGCGGCGGCATGTACACCGCCAACACCATGGCGTCGGCCGCCGAGGCGCTGGGCATGTCGCTGCCCGGCAGCGCATCGCCGGTGGCCATCGACAAGCGTCGCGACGAGTACGCCCGCAAGTCCGGTGAGGCCGTCGTCGAGTTGCTGCGCCGCGGCATCACCGCGCGCGACATCCTCACCAAGGAAGCATTCGAGAACGCCATCGCGGTGGTCATGGCCTTCGGCGGATCCACCAACGCGGTGCTGCACCTGCTGGCCATCGCGCGCGAGGCCGAGGTCGAGTTGACGCTGGACGATTTCACCCGCATCGGCAGCAAGGTGCCGCACCTGGCCGACGTGAAGCCGTTCGGTCGTCACGTGATGAAGGACGTCGACGAGATCGGCGGTGTGCCGGTCGTGATGCGCGCGCTGTTGGATGCCGGTCTGCTGCACGGCGATTGCCTGACCATCACGGGCAAGACCATGGCCGAGAACCTCGCCCACATCGCCCCGCCCGACCCGGACGGCAAGGTGCTGCGCGCCATGAACAACCCGATCCACCCCACGGGCGGCATCACGATCCTGCACGGCTCGCTGGCCCCCGAGGGTGCCGTGGTGAAGTCGGCCGGCTTCGATTCCGATGTGTTCGAAGGCACCGCAAGGGTTTTCGAGCGCGAGCGGGCCGCCCTCGATGCGCTGGAGGACGGCACCATCACGCACGGCGACGTCGTCGTCATCCGCTATGAGGGCCCCAAGGGCGGCCCCGGTATGCGCGAGATGCTGGCCATCACGGGCGCCATCAAGGGTGCCGGGCTGGGCAAGGACGTGCTGCTGATGACCGACGGCCGGTTCTCCGGCGGGACGACGGGCCTGTGCGTCGGCCACATCGCCCCCGAGGCCGTCGACGGCGGGCCCATCGCGTTCGTGCGCGACGGGGACCGGATCCGGCTCGACGTCGCCAACGGCACGCTCGACGTGCTGGTCGACGAAGCCGAGTTCGAGGCCCGCAAAGCCGGGTTCGAGCCACTGCCGCCGCGCTACAAGACCGGTGTGCTGGCCAAGTACACCAAGCTGGTGCAGTCGGCGGCCGTCGGAGCTATCTGCACGTAG